One Luteibacter sp. 9135 DNA segment encodes these proteins:
- a CDS encoding ArnT family glycosyltransferase → MAADSGQPALFMHSNDDRSRRDFAWFMLIALAVLAAGIGLRDPWPPDEPRFALVARQMLESGQWLFPHRGAELYSDKPPMLMWTEAAWMWLTGGWRGAFLLTSLLSGLGTLALVGYAGRRLWNGRTGLYAAILVLATMQFIDVIRHAQIDPLSLFWITAGNVGILVHCLRGPDWRMYWLGCFAAGLGVITKGVGIVALLMLLPYVVMRVRQWPGITRTQGDGWRWAGGALAFLLAISLWLAPMLVAAYGLRTPEYLAYVQDILFRQTAERYANSWQHAEAPWFFLGVIAQDWLPVWLLVPLMLPRWREALRLREPRVWMPLVSCLLILVFFSIPRGKRAIYILPALPMLALAMAPYLQDLLKARWLQRLALAVTVACGLVFGGVGLWALLAHPRAAQKMAARYELADGGQVLWIALVVIGALFFVCAAVGRSRRGVLALLAGMAAGWIAWPLMTYPALNDNESARQVMQRADQAIGPDGQLGLVLWREENLLQAVRPVKEFGFSRSAPAQLADARAWQAQDPAHRWLLATDEALDGCVVSGQPQRLGTANHLDYFLLPSSASRPGCTPQP, encoded by the coding sequence ATGGCCGCCGACTCCGGCCAGCCCGCGCTTTTCATGCACTCGAACGACGACCGATCCCGCCGCGACTTCGCCTGGTTCATGCTCATCGCCCTGGCCGTGCTGGCGGCGGGCATCGGCCTGCGCGACCCCTGGCCGCCGGACGAACCGCGCTTCGCGCTGGTGGCCCGGCAAATGCTCGAATCCGGCCAGTGGCTGTTCCCTCATCGTGGCGCCGAGCTGTATTCCGACAAACCGCCGATGCTGATGTGGACCGAAGCCGCGTGGATGTGGCTGACCGGCGGCTGGCGTGGCGCCTTCCTGCTGACCTCGCTGCTGTCCGGCCTGGGCACGCTGGCGCTCGTGGGATATGCCGGGCGTCGCCTGTGGAACGGCCGCACCGGCCTGTACGCGGCCATCCTCGTGCTCGCGACGATGCAGTTCATCGACGTGATCCGGCACGCGCAGATCGATCCGTTGTCGTTGTTCTGGATCACTGCCGGCAACGTCGGCATTCTCGTGCACTGCCTGCGCGGCCCGGACTGGCGGATGTACTGGCTGGGCTGCTTCGCCGCCGGCCTGGGCGTCATCACCAAGGGCGTGGGCATCGTCGCCCTGCTGATGCTGCTGCCGTACGTGGTCATGCGCGTCCGCCAGTGGCCCGGCATCACCCGTACGCAGGGCGATGGCTGGCGCTGGGCCGGCGGTGCGTTGGCCTTCCTGCTGGCGATATCGTTGTGGCTCGCGCCGATGCTGGTGGCTGCCTACGGGCTGCGCACGCCCGAATACCTGGCCTATGTGCAGGACATCCTGTTCCGGCAGACCGCGGAGCGCTACGCCAATTCCTGGCAGCACGCCGAGGCGCCGTGGTTCTTCCTCGGCGTCATCGCGCAGGACTGGCTGCCGGTGTGGCTGTTGGTTCCGCTCATGCTGCCGCGCTGGCGCGAGGCGCTGCGCCTGCGCGAGCCGCGCGTGTGGATGCCGCTGGTGTCCTGCCTGCTGATCCTGGTGTTCTTCTCCATCCCCCGCGGCAAGCGGGCGATCTACATCCTGCCCGCGCTGCCGATGCTGGCGCTGGCCATGGCGCCCTACTTGCAGGACCTGCTCAAGGCGCGCTGGCTGCAACGGCTGGCGCTCGCTGTCACCGTCGCCTGCGGGCTGGTGTTCGGCGGCGTGGGCCTGTGGGCGCTGCTGGCCCATCCCCGTGCCGCGCAGAAAATGGCGGCGCGCTATGAACTGGCCGATGGCGGGCAGGTGCTGTGGATCGCGCTGGTCGTCATCGGGGCGCTGTTTTTCGTCTGCGCCGCCGTCGGGCGGTCGCGCCGGGGCGTGCTCGCCCTGCTGGCCGGCATGGCGGCCGGCTGGATCGCCTGGCCGCTGATGACCTACCCGGCGCTCAACGACAACGAATCGGCCCGGCAGGTGATGCAGCGGGCCGACCAGGCGATCGGCCCGGACGGCCAGCTGGGCTTGGTGCTTTGGCGGGAGGAAAACCTGTTGCAGGCCGTGCGCCCGGTGAAGGAGTTCGGGTTCAGTCGCAGCGCCCCCGCGCAGCTGGCCGACGCCCGTGCGTGGCAGGCGCAGGACCCGGCACACCGCTGGCTGCTGGCGACCGACGAGGCACTGGACGGCTGCGTGGTGAGCGGCCAGCCGCAACGGCTGGGCACGGCCAACCACCTGGATTATTTCCTGTTGCCGTCCTCGGCGTCCCGGCCGGGCTGCACGCCGCAACCTTAA